Part of the Micromonospora rhizosphaerae genome is shown below.
ACCAGTTCGGCCATCTGCTCGACGTGCTCCAGGTTGTAGAAGGACGCCTCGTCGCAGATCAGGTAGTCGACGCGTACCCCCTCGGCCCAGGCGCCGCGGACCAGGTCGCGCAGGTCGAGCGAGTCGGTGACCTCGATGGCGGAGTGGGCCAGGCCGATCCGGGTGGTGACCTGCGGGCCGAGCGACCGGTCGATGCGGGTGGTGACCAGGCCGCGCCGGCCCTGCCGGGCGTGGTTGTAGTTCATCTGCAGGGCCATCGTGGACTTGCCACAGTCCATCGGCCCCCAGAAGAACTTCAGCGCGGCGGCGTGCAGCGGCCGCCCGTCGACGGCGCGCGCCGCGGCGCAGCCACCGGCGAGGGGGTCGTCCGGGCCCGGGA
Proteins encoded:
- a CDS encoding thymidine kinase; protein product: MTDDAAAAPICLARPLPGPDDPLAGGCAAARAVDGRPLHAAALKFFWGPMDCGKSTMALQMNYNHARQGRRGLVTTRIDRSLGPQVTTRIGLAHSAIEVTDSLDLRDLVRGAWAEGVRVDYLICDEASFYNLEHVEQMAELVDNYDVDVYAFGLATDFRSCLFPAAQRLFELADEVARIQVEVLCWCGREGLLNARVVEGRVVREGEQVVIGDTVDSAEVRYQVLCRRHYRSGDLGPRG